Proteins from a single region of Thermodesulfatator atlanticus DSM 21156:
- a CDS encoding phosphomannomutase/phosphoglucomutase, giving the protein MKVNPLMFREYDIRGKVDQDLTVEVAEAIGKAYGTMVKRTGGKKVVSGRDGRLSGPKLQEALIKGILSTGLDVVDIGVTPTPVMYFSLFKLEGIDGGIQVTGSHNPPEFNGFKICVGKETIYGPKIQELRELIEKEDFESGSGEKTSYDILPTYLNFLKENINVKKPLKIVIDCGNGVTALTAPFAFKDQGCEVTSLYCEVDGTFPNHFPDPTVAENIKDLRAKVLEIGADFGVGYDGDGDRIGVIDDKGNVLWGDQLLIIFARDILQKHPGATIIGEVKCSQVMYDEIARLGGKPIMWKTGHSLIKNKMKEEKALLAGEMSGHIFFADRFFGFDDAVYASLRLAEIVASADTPLSEMLKDLPKMVSTPEIRVECPDEKKFEIVRRLTEKLKAEGLNVIDIDGARVIFEDGWGLVRASNTQPVLVLRFEAKDEKRLAEIRRFIEEKLEQVKQEV; this is encoded by the coding sequence ATGAAGGTAAATCCGCTCATGTTTCGGGAGTACGACATACGTGGCAAGGTAGATCAGGACCTCACCGTGGAAGTTGCTGAAGCCATTGGCAAAGCCTACGGAACCATGGTCAAACGCACTGGTGGCAAAAAAGTAGTCTCTGGCCGAGATGGCCGGCTCTCTGGCCCTAAACTCCAGGAAGCCTTAATTAAGGGGATTCTCTCCACCGGTCTTGACGTGGTTGATATTGGCGTCACCCCTACTCCTGTAATGTATTTTTCCCTTTTTAAATTAGAAGGTATTGATGGAGGGATCCAGGTAACAGGGTCTCACAATCCCCCTGAATTCAACGGATTCAAAATATGCGTGGGCAAAGAAACCATCTATGGCCCCAAAATCCAAGAACTCCGTGAACTTATCGAAAAAGAAGACTTTGAATCAGGATCAGGAGAAAAGACATCCTATGACATCCTGCCAACCTATCTCAATTTTCTCAAAGAGAACATAAACGTTAAAAAACCTCTAAAAATCGTTATTGATTGCGGAAACGGCGTTACTGCCCTCACCGCGCCTTTTGCCTTCAAAGACCAAGGCTGTGAGGTAACTTCCCTTTATTGCGAAGTTGACGGCACTTTTCCCAACCACTTTCCTGATCCCACGGTAGCAGAAAACATAAAAGACTTGAGGGCCAAGGTCCTTGAGATTGGTGCTGACTTTGGCGTGGGCTACGATGGTGACGGTGACCGCATTGGCGTTATCGACGACAAAGGAAACGTGCTCTGGGGAGATCAACTTCTCATTATTTTTGCCCGTGACATCTTGCAGAAACACCCCGGAGCCACCATCATCGGTGAAGTTAAATGCTCACAAGTCATGTATGATGAAATCGCGCGGCTTGGCGGAAAACCCATTATGTGGAAAACCGGCCACTCCCTTATTAAAAACAAAATGAAAGAAGAAAAGGCCCTTCTTGCCGGAGAGATGAGCGGGCATATCTTTTTTGCAGACCGCTTTTTTGGTTTTGATGACGCCGTTTATGCCTCTTTACGGCTTGCAGAAATCGTCGCAAGCGCAGACACCCCTCTTTCTGAAATGCTAAAAGACTTGCCCAAAATGGTTTCAACCCCTGAAATCAGGGTGGAATGCCCTGATGAGAAAAAATTTGAAATTGTGCGCAGACTTACGGAAAAACTCAAAGCGGAGGGATTAAACGTCATTGATATCGATGGTGCAAGGGTTATTTTCGAAGATGGCTGGGGCCTTGTACGTGCCTCTAACACCCAACCCGTGCTCGTGCTTCGCTTTGAAGCAAAAGATGAAAAACGCCTGGCAGAAATACGCCGTTTTATCGAAGAAAAATTAGAACAAGTAAAGCAGGAAGTATAA
- a CDS encoding DUF721 domain-containing protein, whose protein sequence is MEPLGSVLKRMWAAPAWQKSLLAARILDSWEGIVGKPLARAVKPLGFARGVLILEVADNIWLQRLRFEEKRILARLNELAGEAVFQRIRLILKRDRQNFYTKPPRKEVKLSEALLDRLRKELAIIEDNELREAFLRLRITITKKRMRYGAKRRATSSV, encoded by the coding sequence ATGGAACCCCTTGGTTCAGTGCTCAAAAGAATGTGGGCGGCCCCTGCCTGGCAGAAAAGTCTGCTGGCCGCCCGCATTCTTGATTCCTGGGAAGGAATAGTCGGCAAACCCCTTGCCAGGGCAGTGAAGCCCCTTGGCTTTGCAAGAGGGGTGCTCATCCTTGAAGTGGCTGACAATATTTGGCTTCAGCGCCTGCGCTTTGAAGAGAAAAGGATCCTTGCACGCTTAAACGAATTAGCCGGTGAAGCTGTTTTCCAAAGAATCCGCCTAATTTTAAAAAGGGACAGGCAAAATTTTTATACTAAGCCTCCGCGAAAAGAAGTAAAACTTTCAGAGGCCCTTCTTGATCGTCTTCGCAAAGAACTAGCTATTATCGAAGACAACGAATTGCGGGAAGCCTTTTTGCGACTGCGCATCACCATTACCAAAAAAAGAATGCGTTACGGAGCAAAAAGACGCGCAACCTCATCGGTATAA